A region of the Candidatus Kuenenbacteria bacterium genome:
CGGGTTGGTCTGGAACCTATGTCTATCAAAATGCCGGAACGTTTGAGGCGAGCCTCACGGTGACCAGTGGCGGATCTTCTGTCCGCCAGTCTGCAATCATCACCGTGACAGCGCCACCCCCGTTGGTGGAGATTACGCTCCTCTCCAACACCCGTGGCATTGGTGTTGGAGATTCTACCGGTTCCGGCAATGATGAGAACAAGTTGCCGGCATATTGGATGTCGCCCCCAGCAACACTGGCCGGAATGACACCCTACATCACGGTCTCCTGCGAGGCTGGTCAGCGGTGGTATCTCAAAATCTACCGCTCGGCTGATGCTGAGCCGGAGTTGGTCTGGTTCACGGGTCCTGGTGAACACCAGGTCTGTGGGCCACTCCCCAACAATTTTCTCGGCTTGATAATTGGGGTCCAAACCGGTGGTGTAAAGGTTCATCTGCTGGTGGTGCGTGGCGTGGTTGCTCCGACCGCACGCTTGATGACAAATGAAAAATGGGTTCCGAAATACCTGGATCCCAAACCCCTGAACTAGTCCCTTAACCCTGCCTGGCGAGTGAGCCGACATAAACGAGAGCAACTCGTGCGTCGTGCTCCTCGCCATGGCAGATAATAAAAAATAAAAACAAAAATCCGCCAGCTGGCGGAAAACAAACGGGAGGAAAAACGAGCCCGTAGAAAGGAATTGTAAAAATATAAAAGCAATTCTATTTCTACGGGCTTTTATATTTGAAAAAAATACCCACAAAAAAACGGCCGCATGGCCGCTTTTTTAAAATCACAATTATTAAGTCTTAATACTTATTCTTTGATCCCATCCAAGTTGACATCATAAAGTATTTTGTCATGTGCCAGATTATAGCTCAAGATTTCATTATCATCAAACCACAATTTTATTTCTCTTTCTGCTTCTTCCGGTGATTCAGAACAGTGTACTAGGTTGCGGACCGCGCGGCCGGACAGGTTGGCCAGATCATAGGAATCAACAGTATAATCACCCCTAATAGTGCCGACGTCAGAGGTGGCCGGCTCTGTACCCCCGGTGATTTTGCGAACTACTGCCACGGCCTGATTGCCCTCAAAAACCATCGGGATAACCGGGCCGGCAGTCATAAATTCGACCAACTGCCTGACAATGTCTTTACCATATTCAACCGGCTCTTTTTCTGGGGTCAGACCTTTGTCCTTCATTTTACCGACGAGCATCTCGCCTTTCTCCAAAAACCACTTATCGTCTTTATTATAATGAGACCACAGGGCTTCTTCTTTGGCCATCATAATTTTTATAGCAGCCAGGCGAAGGCCAGTTTGCTCAAAGCGTTTTACAATCTCCCCTATCAAGGCGCGCTGGACAGCGTCTGGTTTCAAAATGACAAGGGTTCTCTCTCTTTTTATAGCTGGCATACTTTTATGATTTAATTTATAACTTTATTAAATAATAGAATAACATGGGGGCAGCGACAAGTCAATTATACAATTTTCAATTTACAATTTTTAAACAATTAATCAATTTCCCAATTTTAAAATTAAGATATTATAAAATTGTTTGAAAATTAAAAATTAGAAATTGAAAATTATTTCCGGTGTTCCTCTCGCCACTCTTTTATCTCTCTGTGGTTTCCTGATAATAATACCTTGGGTACAGCCAATTTTTTCTTTTTGCCTTTTTCCATATATTCAAAAACTTCTGGTCGAGTGTAGTGTGGGTATTCGACATAGCTACCGTCACCGGAAAATGTTTCTTCGACCGATGACTGATCATCACCCAAGACGCCGGGCAGTAATCGCGAGACCGCCTCAACTACGATCGCGGCTGGCAATTCTCCACCGGATAAAACGTATGGGCCGATGGAAATTTTTTCATCAATAAATTTTTCCACCCGGGCGTCCACGCCTTCATAGCGGCCGGCGATCATAATGAGCTGATCCAGCTTGGAGAATTCTTGGGCCTTGGCTTGATCAAATTTTTTGCCAGCGGGATCAAAAAGAATGACTCGTGATTTTTTGGCGCGTTTAATCTTCTTTAAAGTTTTGTAAAGTGGCTCGATTTTCATGAGCATGCCCGGTCCCCCGCCAAAGGGGCGATCATCTACAGTCTTGTGCACATCGGTGGCAAATTGGCGTGGATCGTGAAAATTTATGGTGATCAATTTTTTCTTTTGTGCGCGCTTTAAAATAGATTCATTGAAATATGAATCCAGGATATTGGGAAAAATGGTGATAACTTCAAAGTGCATAGGACAATCTATTAATTTTCAATTTCTTTCCCCTCCTTCTTGAGGAGGGGTGGCCGATCCCGCAGTCGCGGGAGAGGACGGGGTGGTGGGACAACTAGCCCAAACATGTTTTATCTCTTCAACAACTCCTGATAGATTATAGCGAATATCATTATTCCATATTCTTAAAATTTTTAAACCTAGTGTATTCAAATATTCTGTTCTTTTATTATCATATTCTAAATTGGCTTCTAAGTGTTGGCTACCATCAAGCTCAATAACTAGTTTATGGCTCGGACAATAAAAGTCCACAATATATGTGCCGAAACTAGCTTGGCGTCTAAATTTAGCTCCCAATTGATTGTTCCTAATTTGAGCCCAAAGGATAGCTTCTTCTTCAGTAGCTTTGTTTCTTAATTTTTTTCTAAGTGGCTTATATTTGTTTAAATTATGAGTTAGACGCATAGAGAATATCTCCCACCACCCCCTTCCCTTCGGGAAGTCCCCTCCTCAGAGAGGAGGGGAAAATTGTAAATTGAAAATTAAAAGAGCCACTCTACTATTGTAGCATGGCTCTTTTGTTAAACAAAAATTAAATCTTCAAGTCGTCGACTGCGGAAGTGTCGGTCATATCTTCGCTATGAGACATGCCCATGGACCTTCGGCCGCCTTCTG
Encoded here:
- a CDS encoding nucleoside-diphosphate kinase (catalyzes the formation of nucleoside triphosphate from ATP and nucleoside diphosphate) produces the protein MPAIKRERTLVILKPDAVQRALIGEIVKRFEQTGLRLAAIKIMMAKEEALWSHYNKDDKWFLEKGEMLVGKMKDKGLTPEKEPVEYGKDIVRQLVEFMTAGPVIPMVFEGNQAVAVVRKITGGTEPATSDVGTIRGDYTVDSYDLANLSGRAVRNLVHCSESPEEAEREIKLWFDDNEILSYNLAHDKILYDVNLDGIKE
- the trmD gene encoding tRNA (guanosine(37)-N1)-methyltransferase TrmD; its protein translation is MHFEVITIFPNILDSYFNESILKRAQKKKLITINFHDPRQFATDVHKTVDDRPFGGGPGMLMKIEPLYKTLKKIKRAKKSRVILFDPAGKKFDQAKAQEFSKLDQLIMIAGRYEGVDARVEKFIDEKISIGPYVLSGGELPAAIVVEAVSRLLPGVLGDDQSSVEETFSGDGSYVEYPHYTRPEVFEYMEKGKKKKLAVPKVLLSGNHREIKEWREEHRK
- a CDS encoding endonuclease domain-containing protein — its product is MRLTHNLNKYKPLRKKLRNKATEEEAILWAQIRNNQLGAKFRRQASFGTYIVDFYCPSHKLVIELDGSQHLEANLEYDNKRTEYLNTLGLKILRIWNNDIRYNLSGVVEEIKHVWASCPTTPSSPATAGSATPPQEGGERN